A region of Lacinutrix sp. Hel_I_90 DNA encodes the following proteins:
- the purU gene encoding formyltetrahydrofolate deformylase has product MKKITLLIHCNDQAGIIAAVTNFIASSDGNIIYIDQHVDREQNIFFMRLESEFSSFSMDAFKANFKSKLAEKFNMKWRIYDIDYKPKMALFVSKYDHCLYDILGRYNSGELYAEIPFIISNHNDLKHIAERFNIPFYHIPVSKDTKFEAEAQQLKLCEEQGIDFIVLARYMQIVSAKVISKFPNKVINIHHSFLPAFVGAKPYHSAYKRGVKIIGATSHYVTEELDAGPIIEQDVARVSHTHAIEDLIAKGRDLEKIVLSNAIKLHIARKVMVFNNKTVIFS; this is encoded by the coding sequence ATGAAAAAAATCACCTTACTAATACATTGCAACGATCAAGCTGGAATTATAGCTGCAGTCACAAACTTTATTGCTAGTAGTGACGGAAATATTATCTACATCGATCAGCACGTGGACAGAGAACAGAATATTTTCTTTATGCGTTTAGAGAGTGAATTTAGTTCATTTTCTATGGACGCTTTTAAAGCTAATTTTAAAAGTAAATTAGCCGAAAAGTTTAATATGAAATGGCGCATATATGATATTGATTACAAACCAAAAATGGCTTTATTTGTTTCAAAATACGACCATTGTTTGTATGATATTCTAGGACGTTATAATTCTGGTGAGCTGTATGCTGAAATACCTTTTATTATTAGTAATCATAATGATTTAAAACATATTGCAGAGCGTTTTAACATTCCATTTTATCATATTCCGGTAAGCAAAGACACAAAATTTGAGGCGGAAGCACAACAGCTCAAGCTTTGCGAAGAACAGGGGATAGATTTTATTGTTTTAGCCCGTTACATGCAAATTGTATCAGCCAAAGTGATTAGCAAATTTCCAAACAAAGTGATTAACATTCATCATTCTTTTTTACCTGCTTTTGTTGGCGCAAAACCTTACCACTCGGCTTATAAACGCGGTGTGAAAATTATTGGAGCAACAAGTCATTACGTCACTGAAGAACTTGATGCTGGACCAATAATAGAGCAAGATGTGGCAAGAGTTTCGCATACGCATGCTATTGAGGATCTAATTGCCAAAGGCCGAGATCTAGAAAAGATTGTACTCTCCAATGCCATAAAACTACATATTGCCAGAAAAGTGATGGTTTTTAATAATAAAACGGTAATTTTCTCATGA
- a CDS encoding DUF4197 domain-containing protein — translation MKKILLILTVFTFTACAELQEVVNQLPQGGGVSQFDIANGLRQALDLGIDKEVSKLTLEDGFYKNELVKILLPQELQKVDKALRDIGLGSLADEGLKALNRAAEDAVSEATPIFIDAVKGITFYDAKTILLGNNDAATQYLSNRTQTALYDKFNPVIKTSFAKVGADQIWENLINRYNAIPFTTNVNPDLTDYVTNEALKGVFTMIAVEELQIRERVSARTTDLLRKVFALQD, via the coding sequence ATGAAAAAAATCTTACTAATTCTTACTGTTTTTACGTTCACTGCTTGTGCAGAGTTACAAGAGGTTGTTAACCAATTACCGCAAGGTGGCGGTGTTTCTCAATTTGATATTGCCAATGGGTTACGACAGGCATTAGACTTAGGCATCGATAAAGAAGTAAGTAAATTGACCTTAGAAGATGGATTTTATAAAAATGAACTGGTTAAAATTCTATTACCTCAAGAATTACAAAAAGTAGATAAAGCACTTCGTGACATCGGTTTAGGAAGCTTAGCTGACGAAGGTTTAAAAGCCTTAAATCGCGCTGCCGAAGATGCGGTAAGTGAAGCAACGCCTATTTTTATTGATGCTGTAAAAGGCATCACTTTTTATGATGCGAAGACCATTTTATTAGGAAATAACGATGCTGCAACACAGTATCTGAGTAACAGAACTCAAACGGCATTATACGATAAATTCAATCCTGTAATTAAAACCAGCTTTGCTAAAGTTGGTGCAGATCAAATTTGGGAGAACTTAATTAATAGATATAATGCAATCCCCTTTACGACTAATGTAAACCCTGACTTAACCGATTATGTAACTAATGAAGCCTTAAAAGGGGTTTTTACGATGATTGCTGTTGAGGAGTTACAAATTAGAGAACGGGTAAGTGCTCGAACTACCGATTTACTACGAAAAGTATTTGCTTTACAGGATTAA
- a CDS encoding Lacal_2735 family protein: MSRKELLQNHQQKLNRRYKQLVEQAYNLSQTDHALSDDSEFKAMKLLHKLNQIKFLSRDNNSQPIS; encoded by the coding sequence ATGAGTCGGAAAGAGCTTTTACAAAACCACCAACAAAAACTCAACAGACGTTACAAACAATTAGTTGAGCAGGCCTATAATTTGAGCCAGACAGATCATGCACTTAGTGACGATTCTGAGTTTAAAGCAATGAAATTACTTCACAAATTAAATCAGATAAAATTTTTATCCCGAGACAACAACTCACAACCTATCTCTTAG
- a CDS encoding ABC transporter substrate-binding protein: protein MVVKDQIGRKIELISTPKRIVSLVPSQTELLYDLGLEDTLVGITKFCVHPFHFKSIKTVVGGTKSINMDKLKALQPDIILCNKEENTKAIVEACEQICPTHVSDIFTIADCLELIIQYGVLFNKRTNANKISNKIEFNLKDFQAYIKEKPVLKVAYFIWRKPWMAAGNTTFINHLLQLNKFENIYANKERYPEVTIEKIRQEGDPEIILLSSEPYPFKEAHAFEIGRHSHHAKTIFVDGEYFSWYGSRLIKAFNYFKTLRDRL from the coding sequence ATGGTAGTTAAGGATCAAATAGGACGAAAGATTGAATTAATTTCAACACCTAAACGAATCGTTTCACTAGTCCCTTCTCAAACCGAACTACTCTACGATTTAGGTTTGGAAGATACTCTTGTTGGGATAACTAAATTCTGTGTACACCCGTTTCATTTTAAGAGTATAAAAACAGTTGTTGGAGGTACTAAGAGCATTAATATGGATAAATTAAAGGCGTTACAGCCAGATATTATCCTGTGTAATAAAGAGGAAAACACTAAGGCTATTGTTGAAGCCTGCGAACAAATCTGCCCAACACATGTTTCAGATATTTTCACTATAGCGGATTGTTTGGAGCTCATCATTCAATATGGCGTGTTATTTAACAAAAGAACAAATGCCAACAAAATCAGTAATAAAATTGAATTTAATTTAAAAGACTTTCAAGCGTATATCAAAGAAAAACCAGTATTGAAAGTGGCTTATTTTATTTGGAGAAAACCTTGGATGGCCGCTGGAAATACAACATTTATAAATCATTTGTTGCAACTTAATAAATTTGAAAATATCTACGCTAATAAAGAACGTTACCCAGAAGTAACTATTGAAAAAATACGACAAGAAGGCGATCCAGAAATCATACTGTTATCTAGCGAACCTTATCCATTCAAAGAAGCTCATGCTTTTGAGATAGGGAGGCATTCGCATCACGCAAAAACGATATTTGTAGATGGTGAGTATTTTTCTTGGTATGGCTCAAGATTAATTAAAGCCTTTAATTATTTTAAAACACTAAGAGATAGGTTGTGA
- the pyrF gene encoding orotidine-5'-phosphate decarboxylase produces the protein MTTQQLTKQIKKKNSFLCIGLDVDLNKIPEHLLTLEDPIFEFNKAIIDATHHLCVAYKPNTAFYEAYGIKGWKALEKTIKYLNQNHPEIFTIADAKRGDIGNTSTMYAKAFFEDLAFDSVTVVPYMGKDSVEPFLAFKDKHTILLALTSNEGAFDFQTKIVEGKELYKQVLETSKTWKNSENLMYVVGATKAEYLTAIRKIIPNSFLLVPGVGAQGGNLQEVCKYGMSDNIGLLINSSRGIIYASKEKDFADAAANKAQELQQQMESILTN, from the coding sequence ATGACAACACAACAACTAACCAAACAAATAAAAAAAAAGAACTCTTTCCTTTGCATAGGCTTAGATGTCGATTTAAATAAAATACCAGAGCATCTGTTAACCCTTGAAGACCCTATCTTCGAATTTAATAAAGCGATTATTGATGCCACACACCATTTATGTGTAGCATACAAACCTAACACGGCTTTTTATGAAGCCTATGGTATTAAAGGCTGGAAAGCATTAGAAAAGACTATAAAATATTTAAACCAAAACCATCCAGAAATCTTCACTATCGCCGATGCTAAACGAGGCGACATAGGGAATACCAGTACCATGTATGCCAAAGCCTTTTTTGAAGATTTAGCATTCGACAGTGTCACGGTTGTACCCTACATGGGAAAAGATTCGGTAGAGCCTTTTTTAGCCTTTAAAGATAAACACACGATACTATTAGCATTAACCTCGAATGAAGGCGCTTTCGATTTTCAGACAAAAATTGTAGAGGGAAAAGAACTCTATAAACAGGTGCTAGAAACTTCTAAGACCTGGAAAAATTCAGAAAACTTGATGTACGTTGTTGGTGCGACAAAAGCGGAATACTTAACAGCTATTAGAAAAATTATTCCAAATAGTTTTCTATTAGTGCCTGGAGTTGGCGCACAAGGTGGAAACTTGCAGGAGGTTTGTAAATATGGCATGAGCGACAATATAGGGTTGCTTATTAATTCTTCAAGAGGAATCATTTACGCTTCAAAAGAAAAAGACTTTGCTGATGCAGCGGCTAATAAAGCTCAAGAGTTGCAACAACAAATGGAGTCTATATTAACTAATTAA
- the prfA gene encoding peptide chain release factor 1 yields the protein MLEKLQIVKQRFDEVSDLIIQPDIITDQKRYVELNREYKDLRTLMDKREIYLEFTNNLAEAEEIIADGSDAEMVEMAKMQYEEAKEGIPKLEEEIKMLLIPKDPQDSKNAVVELRAGTGGDEASIFAGDLFRMYSKYCESRGWKVDTVDYSEGTNGGFKEIQFEVSGDNVYGTLKFEAGVHRVQRVPQTETQGRVHTSAATVMVFPEAEEFDVEINPKEVRVDFFCSSGPGGQSVNTTYSAVRLTHIPTGLVAQCQDQKSQHKNKEKAFKVLRSRLYDMELAKKMEEDSALRGTMVTSGDRSAKIRTYNYSQGRVTDHRIGLTLYDLSNIVNGDIQRIIDELMLADNTEKLKTNSDII from the coding sequence ATGTTAGAGAAATTACAAATAGTAAAACAGCGTTTTGATGAGGTAAGCGATTTAATCATTCAGCCAGATATTATTACAGATCAAAAGCGTTATGTTGAGCTAAATAGAGAATATAAAGATCTAAGAACGCTTATGGATAAGCGGGAGATTTACCTTGAGTTTACCAATAATTTAGCGGAAGCCGAAGAAATAATTGCAGATGGAAGCGATGCTGAAATGGTGGAGATGGCAAAAATGCAATATGAGGAAGCTAAAGAAGGGATTCCTAAATTGGAAGAAGAGATAAAAATGCTTTTAATCCCAAAAGACCCTCAAGACTCTAAAAATGCAGTAGTAGAATTACGTGCCGGAACCGGTGGTGACGAAGCGAGTATTTTTGCTGGTGATTTATTTAGAATGTATAGCAAATACTGTGAGAGTAGAGGTTGGAAAGTGGATACTGTCGATTACAGTGAAGGCACAAACGGCGGTTTCAAAGAAATTCAATTTGAAGTATCTGGTGACAATGTCTACGGGACTTTAAAGTTCGAAGCAGGGGTACACCGTGTACAGCGTGTGCCACAAACCGAAACACAAGGCCGTGTGCATACTAGTGCTGCAACAGTAATGGTGTTTCCTGAAGCTGAAGAGTTTGACGTGGAAATTAACCCCAAAGAGGTGAGAGTAGATTTCTTTTGTTCATCCGGGCCAGGAGGACAATCGGTTAACACAACCTATTCAGCAGTGCGATTAACACATATCCCAACAGGTTTAGTGGCGCAATGTCAAGATCAGAAATCGCAACATAAAAACAAAGAGAAGGCGTTTAAGGTCTTACGTTCGCGTTTGTATGATATGGAGTTAGCTAAAAAGATGGAAGAAGATTCAGCACTACGTGGAACTATGGTAACCAGTGGAGACCGAAGTGCGAAAATTAGAACCTATAACTATTCGCAAGGTCGTGTCACTGATCATAGAATTGGTTTAACATTATACGACTTGTCAAATATTGTAAATGGAGATATTCAAAGAATTATAGACGAATTAATGTTGGCTGATAATACAGAGAAGTTAAAGACTAATAGTGATATCATTTAA
- a CDS encoding DUF3078 domain-containing protein → MNKVVLLMAIAFAQLVLAQSPIVTVKNDTVNLKSNDSLKVTSPWKQTNVGTLDINEVTFVNWNAGGSNSISALTGLVSNLKYKYKQLKWNNLMRVRYGINKQENQKIRKTEDEFELSSTLGYRKDTITNWYYSARFNFKTQLTNGYSYPDRDNEISRLMAPGYLFVGGGAEYGKNLEKLSLYLSPLTIKGTFVLDKTLSNAGAFGVAPAVYDAEGNVLQDGERVRTEMGILLTSTFETELFENIQLRNVFSSYTDYLKDFGNIDIDWELVLNLKVNHYVRATLGSHIKYDNDIKIQQETVVEDEFVQRGAKIQWKQLLGVGVIVEFS, encoded by the coding sequence ATGAATAAAGTTGTATTGCTAATGGCTATTGCTTTTGCCCAATTGGTCTTAGCTCAATCTCCAATAGTTACTGTGAAAAATGATACAGTAAACCTAAAATCAAACGACTCTTTAAAAGTTACTTCTCCATGGAAACAAACCAATGTGGGGACTTTGGATATCAATGAAGTTACTTTTGTAAATTGGAATGCAGGAGGAAGTAATTCGATTTCAGCATTAACGGGTTTAGTCTCAAATTTAAAATACAAGTACAAGCAGTTAAAGTGGAATAATTTAATGCGTGTCCGTTATGGCATTAATAAGCAGGAAAACCAAAAAATAAGAAAAACTGAAGACGAGTTTGAGCTTAGTTCTACTTTAGGTTATAGAAAGGATACGATAACAAACTGGTATTATTCTGCTCGATTTAATTTTAAAACCCAGCTAACAAACGGTTATAGTTATCCAGATCGCGATAATGAAATTTCTAGACTAATGGCACCTGGTTATTTATTTGTTGGAGGAGGAGCAGAATATGGTAAAAATCTAGAAAAACTCTCTCTTTATTTGTCACCTTTAACCATTAAAGGGACATTTGTTTTAGATAAAACATTGTCTAACGCAGGAGCATTTGGTGTTGCACCAGCAGTGTATGATGCAGAAGGTAATGTGTTGCAAGATGGAGAGCGTGTAAGAACAGAAATGGGAATTTTGTTGACTAGTACTTTTGAAACAGAGTTGTTTGAAAATATTCAACTCCGAAATGTATTTAGTTCATATACTGACTACCTTAAAGATTTTGGTAATATAGATATAGATTGGGAATTGGTTTTAAACTTAAAAGTAAATCATTATGTTCGAGCCACTTTAGGCTCACATATAAAGTATGATAATGATATAAAAATACAGCAAGAAACAGTAGTGGAGGATGAATTTGTACAGCGTGGCGCAAAAATACAATGGAAACAGCTTTTAGGTGTTGGCGTAATTGTAGAGTTTAGTTAG
- a CDS encoding AIR synthase related protein encodes MSSEISKRYSQRGVSASKEDVHNAIKTIDKGLFPKAFCKIVPDYLTNDSDYCLVMHADGAGTKSALAYMYWKETGDVSVWKGIAQDALIMNIDDLLCVGATDNIMLSSTIGRNKNLITGEVIAAIINGTEELISDLKKHGVTIHSTGGETADVGDLVRTIIVDSTVTARMKRSDVIDNANIKAGDVIVGLESFGQATYEKEYNGGMGSNGLTSARHDVFHKYLAEKYPESFDAAVPEDLVYSGQMKLTDAVENSPINAGKLVLSPTRTYAPIIKEILSKYSSDAIHGMVHCSGGAQTKILHFIDNLHIIKDSLFPVPPLFKLIQEQSKTDWKEMYQVFNCGHRMELYVSPEVGEDIIEISKSYDVNAKIVGRVEASQTKKLTIKSEFGIFEY; translated from the coding sequence ATGAGCTCGGAAATAAGTAAACGATATAGTCAAAGAGGTGTTTCAGCATCAAAAGAAGATGTCCATAATGCTATAAAAACAATAGATAAGGGATTGTTTCCTAAAGCCTTTTGTAAAATAGTACCAGATTATTTGACGAATGATAGTGATTATTGTCTTGTCATGCATGCAGATGGAGCAGGTACAAAAAGTGCTTTAGCTTATATGTATTGGAAAGAAACAGGAGATGTTTCGGTATGGAAAGGTATAGCTCAGGATGCTTTAATTATGAATATTGACGATTTATTATGTGTTGGAGCAACTGATAATATTATGCTGTCTTCAACTATAGGGAGGAATAAAAACCTAATTACCGGAGAAGTTATTGCAGCAATAATTAATGGAACTGAAGAATTAATTTCCGATTTAAAAAAACACGGAGTCACTATTCACTCTACAGGTGGAGAGACCGCAGATGTTGGGGATTTAGTACGTACTATTATTGTAGATTCAACAGTGACTGCTAGAATGAAACGTAGCGATGTCATTGATAATGCAAATATAAAAGCAGGCGATGTTATTGTTGGTTTAGAAAGTTTTGGGCAGGCAACCTATGAAAAGGAATACAACGGTGGTATGGGGAGTAATGGATTGACTTCTGCGCGACATGATGTGTTTCATAAATATTTAGCTGAAAAGTATCCAGAGAGTTTTGATGCTGCTGTACCAGAAGATTTGGTGTATTCAGGTCAAATGAAATTAACAGATGCCGTTGAAAATAGTCCTATAAATGCAGGGAAATTAGTGTTGTCTCCAACAAGAACCTATGCCCCAATAATAAAAGAAATACTTTCAAAGTATTCGAGTGATGCCATTCATGGTATGGTACACTGTTCTGGTGGCGCTCAGACAAAAATTCTTCATTTTATTGATAATTTACACATAATAAAAGATAGCTTATTTCCAGTACCACCATTGTTTAAATTAATACAAGAACAATCAAAAACAGACTGGAAGGAAATGTATCAAGTGTTTAATTGCGGACACCGAATGGAGCTGTATGTTTCACCTGAAGTAGGAGAAGACATCATTGAAATATCAAAAAGTTATGATGTTAACGCTAAAATTGTAGGACGAGTAGAAGCTTCACAGACCAAAAAACTGACAATAAAAAGTGAATTTGGTATTTTTGAGTACTAA
- a CDS encoding carboxypeptidase regulatory-like domain-containing protein, which produces MKTIKNILFLSITMLLFTTCSEDQIGGVTVGSINGKVVSSGTNTALENVKISTNPSSSTVFTDAEGNFVLSNVEVQTYSVQAELSGYVTSFESVTVIEDAAATVAFELITSNSNNQPPTMPNLVFPEDFSTGVALDVEFTWEASDPDSNDELSYVLELRNGNTNTIERYETAQDTFYLATNLQLSTTYFWQVKVSDNINDEVVSSVSQFTTITAPDNPLLFVREENGNSVIYSGKESFDDGAGITIDVDLLKLTSVSNNSFRPRGSAVLNKIAYLRNLGGNTHLFIMNSDGSNKTQVTTSIPVTGFRADHLDFCWAQNASKLYYPNFDKLYQINTDGSGVSQIYQTTDGSFVSEVQEVPFDTDLLLLKTNTSNGYNARIFTYRLSTGLEETVVAENFSGALGGMDITANGNQIVYTRDLSGSENVEYRQFQSRIFLFDTVSLVSTQLPTNVILGENDLDVTFSPDEGSVIFTRVSNNLSATPRVMTYQFGAVTEESPQFSAASMPDWD; this is translated from the coding sequence ATGAAAACAATTAAAAATATACTCTTTCTTTCTATTACTATGCTATTGTTTACGACTTGTAGTGAAGACCAAATTGGTGGTGTTACCGTAGGGTCTATAAATGGTAAGGTGGTAAGCTCAGGTACAAATACAGCTTTAGAAAATGTTAAAATATCAACAAACCCTTCTTCTAGTACGGTTTTTACAGACGCTGAAGGTAATTTTGTTTTAAGTAATGTAGAAGTTCAAACTTATTCTGTTCAAGCAGAACTTAGTGGGTATGTCACCTCTTTTGAATCCGTAACAGTTATAGAAGATGCGGCAGCAACGGTCGCGTTTGAATTGATTACCTCTAATTCCAATAATCAACCACCTACCATGCCTAATTTAGTGTTCCCTGAAGATTTTTCAACGGGAGTCGCTCTAGATGTTGAATTTACATGGGAGGCATCAGATCCAGATTCTAACGATGAATTATCTTATGTTTTAGAATTGAGAAACGGAAACACTAATACAATAGAACGTTATGAAACTGCGCAGGACACCTTTTATCTCGCTACCAATTTACAATTATCTACCACTTATTTTTGGCAAGTAAAAGTGAGTGATAATATAAATGATGAAGTGGTTTCTTCGGTTAGCCAGTTTACAACCATAACAGCTCCAGATAACCCCTTGTTATTTGTTAGAGAGGAAAATGGGAATAGTGTTATTTATTCTGGTAAAGAAAGTTTTGATGATGGTGCTGGTATAACTATAGATGTCGATTTATTAAAGCTTACTAGTGTAAGTAATAACAGTTTTAGGCCAAGAGGCAGCGCAGTATTAAATAAAATAGCCTACTTAAGAAACCTTGGTGGTAATACGCATCTTTTTATAATGAATAGTGATGGTTCAAATAAAACACAAGTGACCACTTCCATTCCAGTCACAGGATTTAGAGCAGACCATCTAGATTTTTGTTGGGCACAAAATGCAAGCAAACTATACTATCCTAATTTTGATAAGTTATACCAAATCAATACAGATGGCAGTGGGGTTTCTCAAATTTATCAAACCACTGATGGTTCTTTTGTGTCAGAAGTGCAAGAAGTTCCATTTGATACAGATTTGTTACTGTTGAAAACCAATACCTCTAACGGTTATAATGCGCGAATATTTACTTATAGACTATCAACGGGATTAGAAGAAACAGTGGTGGCCGAAAATTTTTCAGGCGCCTTAGGCGGCATGGATATTACAGCTAATGGAAATCAAATTGTTTATACTAGAGATTTATCGGGTTCAGAGAATGTTGAGTATCGTCAATTTCAAAGTAGAATCTTTCTTTTTGATACAGTAAGTTTGGTGAGTACGCAGTTGCCAACTAATGTTATACTAGGGGAAAATGATCTAGATGTAACGTTTTCACCAGATGAAGGATCGGTAATATTTACAAGAGTGTCCAACAACCTATCTGCGACACCAAGAGTGATGACCTATCAATTTGGAGCGGTCACTGAAGAAAGTCCGCAATTTAGTGCAGCATCAATGCCAGATTGGGATTAA
- a CDS encoding CsgG/HfaB family protein, whose translation MNNHHKFAAYLLICLFLSSCGTYFNQPFSQEPARIGEQTKSTNILLDLPPAKDPVEIAVYNFSDQTGQYKAVESGSTFSTAVTQGATTILIKALGDSGWFVPVERENFNNLSTERNIIRNTKQEYVKGLNPNEPPLPPLLYAGLMLEGGIISYDTNIVTGGAGARYFGVGGSAKYRQDRITVYLRAVSTSSGEILKTIYVSKTILSQAVDVSLFRFVKFQRLLEAETGFTQNEPVQLAVKDAVEKAVHDLIVEGIRDGYWSTKDGEEKDKQIVDDYNREEERANLTHLYNRFTFKRRTENVIHGSLGAALINGDYTNAAYKLNTRLGYKRYINSHFNLNLNVNKFNLANTDIFNKSFVSIDANLEYNVIPFDKLSPYIYAGGGTSISNDFNNINPKIQFGAGLEYLITDRVGITVFGENNLVFSDLVDGLERGKRDDMYLRLGLGLNFYIGNYNTKKDLERAAEKERKKELKRIKRENIEKGLYRSKSSQNEVKSKNDSQN comes from the coding sequence ATGAATAACCACCACAAATTTGCTGCCTACTTACTAATATGCTTATTTTTAAGTTCTTGTGGCACCTATTTTAATCAGCCATTTAGCCAAGAACCTGCTAGAATTGGAGAGCAAACTAAATCTACAAATATTCTTTTAGATTTGCCACCAGCCAAAGATCCAGTTGAAATTGCAGTATATAATTTTAGTGATCAAACAGGGCAATATAAAGCCGTTGAATCTGGAAGTACATTTAGTACAGCCGTGACTCAAGGCGCTACCACGATTTTAATAAAAGCCTTAGGAGATTCGGGGTGGTTTGTTCCCGTAGAACGAGAAAATTTTAATAATCTTTCTACTGAAAGAAATATTATTAGAAATACTAAGCAAGAATACGTAAAAGGACTAAATCCGAACGAACCACCGTTACCCCCGTTATTGTACGCAGGACTGATGCTGGAAGGAGGTATTATTTCTTATGATACAAATATAGTTACTGGAGGAGCAGGCGCGCGTTATTTTGGAGTTGGAGGTTCTGCAAAATATAGACAAGATAGAATTACAGTATACCTAAGAGCCGTGTCAACCAGTAGTGGAGAGATTTTAAAAACAATTTATGTCTCTAAAACTATATTATCTCAAGCGGTAGATGTGAGTTTATTCCGTTTCGTAAAATTTCAAAGATTACTGGAGGCAGAAACTGGATTTACCCAAAATGAGCCTGTGCAACTCGCTGTAAAAGATGCCGTTGAAAAAGCAGTACATGACCTAATTGTTGAAGGTATTAGAGACGGTTATTGGTCAACAAAGGACGGTGAAGAAAAAGATAAACAAATAGTAGATGACTATAACAGAGAAGAGGAAAGGGCCAACCTTACACATTTATATAATAGATTCACCTTTAAAAGGCGAACAGAGAATGTGATACATGGATCTTTAGGCGCGGCATTAATTAATGGAGATTATACAAATGCAGCCTATAAATTAAACACAAGGCTAGGCTATAAAAGGTACATTAATTCCCATTTTAATCTAAATTTAAATGTGAATAAATTTAATCTTGCTAACACAGATATTTTCAATAAAAGTTTTGTTTCAATAGATGCTAACCTAGAGTATAATGTTATACCATTCGATAAACTGTCTCCATATATTTATGCCGGTGGAGGAACAAGTATCTCCAACGACTTTAATAATATTAATCCAAAGATTCAGTTTGGTGCAGGGTTGGAGTATTTAATCACAGATCGGGTGGGAATTACTGTGTTTGGTGAAAACAATCTTGTTTTTAGTGATTTAGTAGATGGATTAGAAAGAGGAAAGAGAGACGACATGTATCTGCGCCTTGGTTTGGGGTTGAATTTTTACATTGGAAACTATAATACTAAAAAAGACTTGGAGCGTGCTGCTGAAAAGGAAAGAAAAAAAGAGCTTAAGAGAATTAAAAGAGAAAATATTGAAAAGGGATTGTATCGTTCAAAGTCTAGTCAAAATGAAGTGAAATCAAAAAATGATAGTCAGAATTAA
- a CDS encoding curli production assembly/transport component CsgF: MKIKLFILLFFITTTAVIAQQFSYKPTNPAFGGDTFNYNWLLSSATSQNGFKEPTAARTTQSALDRFGATLNQQVLSQISRSLLAQQLESVGNFSQEGSFTFGSLNVEIFDSNEGLVINILDTSNGEETQVIVPNP; the protein is encoded by the coding sequence ATGAAAATTAAATTATTTATATTGCTTTTTTTTATAACCACAACCGCCGTTATCGCGCAACAGTTTAGTTATAAACCTACTAATCCTGCATTTGGAGGAGATACTTTTAATTATAATTGGTTATTGAGTTCTGCTACCTCGCAAAATGGATTTAAAGAGCCTACAGCAGCTAGAACAACACAATCTGCCCTTGATAGATTTGGAGCAACTTTAAATCAACAGGTATTAAGTCAAATTTCGAGATCGCTATTAGCGCAACAATTAGAGAGCGTTGGGAATTTTAGCCAAGAAGGGTCATTTACCTTTGGATCTCTTAATGTTGAAATATTTGACTCGAATGAAGGTTTGGTAATTAATATCTTGGACACTTCTAATGGAGAAGAAACTCAAGTTATTGTTCCAAATCCTTAA